One Henriciella marina DSM 19595 genomic window carries:
- the ermCL gene encoding 23S rRNA methylase leader peptide ErmCL, translating into MGIFSIFVISTVHYQPNKK; encoded by the coding sequence ATGGGCATTTTTAGTATTTTTGTAATCAGCACAGTTCATTATCAACCAAACAAAAAATAA